The following coding sequences lie in one Candidatus Nitrospira allomarina genomic window:
- a CDS encoding cupin domain-containing protein: MNVVNVKDYGQFSKEKMKKQNVFQSPRFFCDVYGFEPGQEQKGHVHADQDKVYLVLEGEGTFRVGSESRVLGEGQGTMAPAGEEHGVVNHTTNRLRVLVFMAPNPG; this comes from the coding sequence GTGAATGTGGTGAATGTCAAAGACTATGGCCAGTTTTCGAAGGAAAAGATGAAGAAGCAGAATGTGTTTCAATCACCGAGATTTTTTTGTGATGTGTATGGTTTTGAGCCCGGGCAGGAGCAAAAAGGCCATGTGCATGCCGACCAGGACAAAGTCTATTTGGTCTTAGAAGGGGAAGGCACGTTTCGGGTCGGAAGTGAAAGCCGGGTTCTGGGGGAAGGGCAGGGGACGATGGCTCCCGCTGGTGAGGAGCATGGGGTGGTGAACCATACGACGAACCGGCTTCGCGTACTGGTGTTTATGGCTCCCAATCCCGGCTAG
- a CDS encoding DUF4340 domain-containing protein, with the protein MINPVRVTLILALVVLGLGGYILLVDIPQSRQLEKQETQERQILPFDDRAITQITWATPTETIHLERDDQWRWMMTEPMRSPADSREIRRILRALTIGKIKRHIEDGPSNLSEYGLEPPYLTLTLTTPTETQEMALGDAGPFAPSLYVQTKPDNQVVLTTLDVMTFAQKSLTSFRLKDLLFFERDRVLELHIQLGPTTMIMTRVAGAHSLTPNWMFQSPVKGPADKTAVGTLLMDLGGLAATGFIDTEEEKKRILGQPARIQAEIQIVEGARTHQLELYQFADPEKAYAITSASGPLYEIPPGILKPITQGMFHFQDKRLFGMEIADIAMLTVHTPRDHYILINQHDEWILEDNPSAEVNQEVVKLFVSRIVDVPAEIFHPDSSSASTDHGMASPNATISGMNRKGQEIGQLMLGKRERGLVFAKGSSLPGLYQVRSTILDQIPSKTQLIRQAGSTE; encoded by the coding sequence ATGATAAATCCCGTTCGCGTAACGCTCATCCTGGCTCTGGTCGTTCTAGGCTTGGGAGGCTATATCCTCCTCGTTGATATTCCACAATCCCGCCAACTGGAAAAACAGGAGACCCAGGAACGACAGATCCTGCCGTTCGATGACCGGGCTATCACGCAGATCACCTGGGCCACCCCCACGGAGACCATCCACCTCGAACGTGATGATCAATGGCGATGGATGATGACCGAACCCATGCGATCCCCCGCGGACTCGCGTGAAATTCGGCGGATTCTGCGAGCCTTGACGATTGGAAAAATCAAGCGGCATATCGAGGATGGTCCAAGCAATTTGTCGGAATACGGATTAGAGCCCCCTTATCTAACCCTCACCCTGACCACTCCGACCGAGACGCAGGAAATGGCTTTAGGGGATGCCGGACCCTTTGCTCCGTCCTTGTACGTCCAAACGAAACCTGACAATCAGGTCGTGCTGACAACACTAGATGTGATGACTTTCGCCCAAAAATCCCTCACAAGCTTTCGGCTTAAAGACCTTTTGTTTTTCGAACGGGATCGAGTCCTGGAACTTCACATTCAGCTCGGACCAACTACCATGATCATGACACGAGTGGCAGGAGCCCATAGTTTGACGCCGAATTGGATGTTCCAAAGTCCGGTGAAGGGACCGGCAGACAAAACCGCCGTGGGCACACTCCTCATGGATTTAGGAGGCCTGGCCGCCACCGGCTTCATTGACACCGAGGAAGAAAAGAAACGGATTCTGGGCCAACCGGCGCGCATTCAGGCTGAGATACAGATCGTAGAAGGCGCACGTACGCACCAGCTGGAACTCTATCAATTTGCTGATCCAGAAAAGGCCTATGCCATTACGTCGGCCTCCGGCCCGCTCTATGAGATCCCACCGGGCATTCTAAAACCCATCACGCAAGGCATGTTTCATTTTCAGGACAAACGTCTTTTTGGTATGGAAATCGCCGATATCGCGATGCTGACAGTCCACACCCCCCGGGATCATTATATTCTCATTAACCAACATGATGAGTGGATCCTGGAGGACAATCCCTCAGCAGAGGTAAACCAGGAAGTTGTGAAACTGTTTGTCAGCCGGATCGTGGACGTTCCAGCAGAAATATTCCACCCTGATTCCTCTTCCGCCTCAACAGATCATGGGATGGCCTCACCCAACGCCACGATTTCTGGCATGAACCGCAAGGGACAGGAAATCGGACAATTAATGTTGGGAAAGAGAGAACGAGGCCTGGTCTTCGCAAAGGGATCAAGCCTGCCAGGGTTATACCAGGTCCGATCGACGATTCTTGATCAAATTCCCTCCAAAACCCAACTGATACGGCAGGCGGGCTCAACCGAATAG
- a CDS encoding GldG family protein — protein sequence MSSILGIAGTIIALIGLGLPLVYPAAGSLSSILLGVGTVCLLGYFAYHFRSLTALARTRSTRLGAHSLFSVLLAGVVVALLNFLAAKHAPQWDFSETQNFTLSRQTYQVLRTLPREVKMTAFTHEGSPGYGGYQDLLTTYAKESPLITLTFIDPERQPDKAKEYQVTRIDTVVVESGPQKVYLQRSSEADMTNALLRVTQDKKKRIAFVTGHGEKSLSDTESSGLSRAGDALTKQGYEVETVNWQDTASHDAAVLIVASSTEAVSSDDQQWISQFLEKGGRVLVMDDPGSGTSLDPLFTAWGIQLGTGILADEQDRLGRGSPTALLVRTFTTHDITEDFTTPILFPVSRSVTFDPAQGKTWEYVALAQTSPESWEETDLNSPQPEFTAGEDLKGPFTVAGLLIRKPVDQSPTAHSAVLIVGNAAFATNGYLTYPGNTDFFLKAIAWLAQEDALVSLTPKDPAFHPFIPNPSQEQALVFFQVLFIPLLTLFIGLSVWKRRRSL from the coding sequence GTGTCTTCAATTCTTGGAATAGCCGGAACGATAATAGCCCTGATAGGATTGGGACTTCCCTTGGTCTATCCTGCTGCAGGGAGCCTCTCCTCAATCCTCCTCGGCGTGGGAACAGTCTGCCTCCTGGGCTATTTTGCCTACCATTTTCGGAGCCTCACCGCGTTGGCTCGAACCCGGTCTACCCGACTCGGCGCACACAGCCTGTTTTCGGTGCTGCTTGCCGGCGTCGTTGTGGCCTTACTCAATTTCCTCGCAGCCAAGCATGCGCCGCAATGGGACTTCTCCGAGACGCAAAATTTCACCTTAAGCCGACAGACCTATCAAGTCCTTCGAACTCTTCCAAGAGAAGTGAAAATGACGGCTTTCACTCATGAAGGGAGTCCAGGTTATGGCGGATACCAGGACCTCTTGACGACTTATGCGAAGGAGAGTCCTCTCATCACACTGACATTTATCGATCCCGAACGCCAACCAGACAAGGCAAAAGAATATCAAGTGACTCGAATCGACACCGTCGTCGTGGAAAGTGGTCCCCAAAAGGTCTATCTCCAACGGTCTTCTGAAGCCGACATGACCAATGCGTTACTCCGCGTCACACAGGACAAGAAAAAGCGCATTGCCTTTGTCACGGGCCATGGCGAAAAAAGTCTCTCTGATACCGAATCGTCAGGATTATCCCGGGCCGGCGATGCCCTGACCAAGCAAGGTTATGAGGTGGAGACAGTGAATTGGCAGGACACAGCTTCACACGACGCGGCAGTCCTCATCGTGGCCTCCTCCACAGAAGCCGTATCCTCTGATGATCAACAATGGATAAGTCAATTTTTGGAAAAAGGAGGACGGGTACTGGTGATGGATGATCCAGGCAGCGGCACTTCCCTGGATCCCCTCTTTACGGCGTGGGGCATTCAATTGGGAACCGGCATCCTGGCTGATGAACAAGACCGCTTGGGACGTGGCAGTCCCACCGCCTTGCTCGTTCGAACCTTCACCACACATGACATCACCGAAGACTTCACCACTCCTATCCTGTTTCCCGTGTCCCGCTCGGTGACCTTCGACCCGGCACAAGGAAAGACCTGGGAGTATGTCGCCTTAGCCCAAACATCTCCGGAAAGTTGGGAAGAAACGGACCTAAACAGTCCTCAACCGGAATTCACGGCGGGGGAAGATCTCAAAGGCCCCTTTACCGTCGCGGGCCTCTTAATCCGCAAACCGGTCGACCAGTCCCCAACCGCACATTCTGCCGTCCTCATCGTGGGGAATGCCGCCTTTGCGACCAATGGGTATCTGACGTATCCGGGGAACACGGATTTTTTCTTGAAAGCCATTGCCTGGCTTGCGCAGGAGGACGCCTTAGTTTCTCTGACACCAAAAGATCCGGCCTTTCATCCATTCATACCGAATCCTTCACAGGAACAAGCGCTCGTATTTTTTCAGGTCCTGTTCATTCCACTCCTCACCTTATTTATCGGTCTATCTGTTTGGAAAAGGCGGCGAAGTTTGTAA
- a CDS encoding ABC transporter permease, translating to MTPVHTIVAKELRSAFVSPVVYVIAAIFLAIVGLLAYSAAANASNQAIRLMQVQNTYAQLNLNDMLFRPLFRSINLILMIILPLLTMRLFAEERKLRTFELLLTSPIGVNEIVSGKFMSVIIVYSGLLSLTSLIPITLSAYATFDWRPIYLGYVALFLQGALLISIGLFASALTENQIIAAFLSFGCILGLWMLGALGGIVGDTTIGHILSYLSFSEHYERLIRGLFNLKDILYYVSGIAFMWFAAHQAVDAYRWK from the coding sequence ATGACCCCCGTTCACACGATTGTTGCCAAAGAATTACGAAGTGCGTTTGTGTCTCCCGTGGTCTATGTCATTGCGGCCATCTTTTTGGCTATCGTGGGGCTGTTGGCCTATTCCGCGGCCGCCAATGCGAGTAACCAGGCTATCCGCCTGATGCAAGTACAAAACACCTACGCACAACTTAATCTCAATGATATGCTGTTCAGACCCCTCTTTCGAAGCATCAACCTCATCCTCATGATTATTCTCCCATTACTCACCATGCGTCTCTTCGCCGAAGAACGCAAACTTCGAACCTTCGAACTTCTTCTCACGTCTCCCATTGGCGTCAATGAAATTGTGTCTGGAAAATTCATGAGCGTGATAATCGTCTATAGCGGACTGTTATCACTGACAAGCCTCATCCCGATCACGCTTTCCGCTTATGCAACCTTTGATTGGCGACCGATTTATCTTGGGTATGTTGCGCTGTTTCTCCAGGGAGCCCTTCTGATATCCATTGGTCTGTTTGCCTCGGCATTGACCGAAAATCAAATTATTGCGGCGTTTTTAAGCTTTGGCTGCATCTTAGGTCTCTGGATGCTTGGGGCGTTAGGGGGCATTGTTGGGGACACCACAATCGGACATATTCTGTCCTATCTTTCTTTTAGCGAACATTATGAACGATTGATTCGTGGGCTTTTCAACCTCAAAGATATTCTTTATTACGTCTCCGGCATAGCTTTTATGTGGTTTGCCGCTCACCAAGCCGTCGACGCCTACCGATGGAAGTAA
- a CDS encoding ABC transporter ATP-binding protein: protein MIDVQHVTKRYGNATALDDVSFSINKGEIVAFLGPNGAGKTTTMRILTGFMPPTLGTVRIAGFDCLETPWEVKKHIGYLPETPPLYLELTVTEYLTFVGRIKRLSEDQLAERMETIITQTGLADVRGRVIGHLSRGYRQRVGLAQALLHNPPVLILDEPTTGLDPNQIIEIRELIKSLAGSHTIILSTHLLAEATAICQRVIIIHRGRIVAVDTPEQLGAKLRESETLSLTVKQSDPDLLEALHQIPGVIRVSQGATAHTYLLDTQMGRDIREELTQLVVSRNVGLLELKTQPLTLEDAFKVLTQTNTPGGPNSTTPGGPH from the coding sequence ATGATTGACGTTCAACATGTGACCAAACGCTACGGGAACGCAACCGCGTTGGATGACGTCTCTTTCTCCATTAACAAGGGGGAAATCGTGGCGTTCCTCGGGCCAAATGGCGCAGGAAAAACCACCACTATGCGTATTCTGACGGGGTTCATGCCCCCAACTTTGGGGACCGTCCGCATTGCAGGGTTTGATTGCCTGGAAACACCCTGGGAGGTCAAAAAACATATCGGGTATCTCCCCGAAACTCCCCCTCTGTATCTGGAACTGACCGTCACTGAATATTTGACCTTTGTGGGGAGAATTAAACGACTTTCCGAGGACCAACTGGCCGAAAGAATGGAGACCATCATTACCCAAACGGGCCTGGCCGATGTTCGGGGCCGAGTCATCGGACATCTATCCCGTGGATATCGACAACGCGTTGGGTTGGCACAAGCCCTTTTGCACAATCCTCCCGTTTTGATTTTGGACGAACCAACGACCGGTCTAGACCCGAATCAAATTATTGAGATCCGGGAACTCATTAAAAGCCTGGCGGGCTCCCACACCATCATTCTCAGTACACATCTATTGGCCGAGGCAACCGCTATTTGCCAGCGCGTCATTATCATTCACCGTGGCCGAATTGTTGCGGTAGACACCCCGGAACAGTTAGGGGCCAAACTCCGTGAATCGGAAACGCTCAGTCTAACGGTGAAGCAATCGGATCCGGACCTGTTGGAGGCGCTACACCAAATTCCTGGAGTCATCCGGGTCTCTCAAGGAGCAACGGCTCACACCTATCTTCTGGACACGCAGATGGGGCGGGATATCCGGGAGGAATTGACCCAATTAGTCGTCTCCAGAAATGTGGGCCTTCTGGAATTAAAAACCCAACCACTCACTCTTGAGGATGCGTTTAAGGTGCTCACACAAACCAACACTCCCGGCGGACCCAACAGTACCACCCCTGGTGGGCCACACTAA
- a CDS encoding OmpA family protein: MRKLFQGKLAILGLLVAFLSGCSSWHHVSIFSHGAEPVEESPDSPPPSVANAPAVSVPDPEPSLPIVSQPQISEIPPAISDISSQTANHSLLPSTLEDVFFDYDQYYIRSEAVPILMQNAEVLLNRHATRTVLIEGHCDERGTEEYNLILGERRAMAVKNYLVDLGVSASSIRTLSLGKNEPFCLQPTRECFQKNRRAHFVLK; encoded by the coding sequence TTGAGGAAGTTGTTTCAGGGAAAACTTGCGATTCTTGGGCTGTTGGTTGCTTTTTTGAGCGGGTGTAGTTCCTGGCATCATGTGTCCATCTTCAGCCATGGTGCCGAGCCAGTCGAGGAGTCTCCGGATTCTCCTCCTCCTTCGGTGGCGAATGCCCCTGCCGTCTCTGTGCCCGATCCGGAACCCTCCCTTCCCATCGTTTCCCAACCTCAAATATCAGAAATACCGCCGGCAATAAGTGACATCAGTTCGCAAACTGCCAATCATTCCCTTCTTCCCTCGACGTTGGAAGATGTTTTTTTTGATTACGACCAATATTATATCCGGAGTGAGGCTGTTCCTATCCTGATGCAGAACGCTGAAGTACTCCTGAATCGGCACGCTACTCGTACTGTCCTGATTGAAGGGCATTGTGATGAGCGAGGAACCGAAGAATATAATCTTATTTTGGGTGAGCGTCGCGCGATGGCGGTGAAGAATTACCTGGTGGATTTAGGGGTGAGCGCTTCATCTATTCGAACTCTAAGCTTGGGGAAAAATGAACCGTTTTGTCTTCAACCCACTCGTGAATGTTTTCAAAAGAATAGACGGGCCCACTTTGTGTTGAAATAA
- a CDS encoding ElyC/SanA/YdcF family protein, translating to MVLGLKKILASLFSPLSLCVEVMACGLVFLYFSRKPYLGKVLVSLGFILLVISGYEGISGRIIRTLESQYPPINLSQVLTSGDIANTQESLKWIVVLASGTAGDATLPYQLRVSHHSRVRLMEGIRLHRMLPGSKIILTGGTGFEGSPEATTMSRVAEELGVNRADMVLEVESRDTKDHPLYVRDIVHDEPFILVTSAFHMPRAVKLFEKQGLYPIPASTGQWVPPMQFWSLVNFFPSSSGVRLAELAYHEYMGLLEAWVQDQI from the coding sequence ATGGTGCTCGGTCTTAAAAAGATTTTGGCCTCATTGTTTTCTCCTCTCTCTCTGTGTGTAGAGGTGATGGCGTGCGGGCTTGTCTTTTTGTATTTTTCCCGCAAGCCATACCTTGGGAAAGTCCTGGTTTCCCTGGGATTCATTCTGCTTGTCATCAGCGGTTATGAAGGAATCTCAGGGCGTATCATACGTACGTTGGAATCACAATATCCTCCTATTAATCTTTCCCAGGTTCTGACTTCCGGGGATATCGCAAATACCCAAGAATCCCTGAAATGGATTGTAGTCCTGGCCAGCGGTACTGCCGGAGATGCCACGTTGCCTTATCAGCTTCGAGTGTCTCATCACTCCCGTGTTCGATTAATGGAGGGTATCCGGCTTCATCGCATGCTGCCCGGAAGTAAAATCATTCTGACAGGGGGCACGGGGTTTGAGGGTTCTCCTGAAGCGACCACCATGAGTCGAGTCGCCGAGGAATTAGGCGTCAATCGGGCAGATATGGTTCTGGAGGTTGAATCCCGTGATACCAAGGATCATCCTCTGTATGTTCGGGATATCGTCCATGATGAGCCTTTTATCTTGGTGACAAGTGCTTTCCACATGCCACGTGCGGTCAAATTATTTGAGAAACAGGGTCTATATCCAATTCCGGCCTCCACAGGACAATGGGTTCCTCCTATGCAGTTTTGGTCTTTAGTGAACTTTTTCCCGAGTTCCTCCGGAGTGCGTCTTGCCGAATTGGCCTATCATGAATATATGGGTTTATTGGAGGCCTGGGTTCAAGATCAGATTTAA
- a CDS encoding KdsC family phosphatase, whose amino-acid sequence MRLFATDVDGVLTDAGMYYGESGEELKKFHTRDGMGIKLLQAQGVITAIITMENTKIVARRGKKLGIPEVFQGAKDKVAILRHLSEKYGIPFSQMAYIGDDVNDVEALKTVGYAAAPADCVAQVRQVVHYVCKKNGGEGAVREIIDRILAAKVPQ is encoded by the coding sequence CTGAGATTATTTGCAACGGATGTGGATGGGGTTCTGACCGATGCCGGCATGTACTATGGGGAATCGGGCGAAGAATTGAAAAAGTTTCACACGCGTGATGGTATGGGGATTAAGCTCTTACAGGCCCAAGGGGTGATCACGGCTATCATTACCATGGAAAACACCAAAATTGTCGCTCGCCGTGGAAAAAAATTAGGCATTCCCGAAGTCTTTCAAGGTGCCAAGGATAAGGTGGCAATTCTGCGCCATTTGTCTGAAAAGTACGGGATTCCTTTTTCACAAATGGCCTACATTGGGGATGATGTGAATGACGTGGAGGCCTTGAAAACGGTGGGATACGCTGCGGCTCCCGCGGATTGTGTGGCGCAAGTCCGTCAGGTCGTGCATTATGTCTGCAAAAAAAATGGTGGTGAGGGAGCTGTTCGAGAAATAATCGATAGAATTTTGGCCGCAAAAGTCCCTCAGTAG
- a CDS encoding mannose-1-phosphate guanylyltransferase/mannose-6-phosphate isomerase, translating into MNPHVYGVILAGGSGTRFWPLSRERFPKQLLRILGEGTLLQQTFERLLLNIPANRMAIVTNAVQAESIKLQLNQWKDDIAGNVILEPEGRNTAPAIALAALRLIHQDPEAVMVVVPADHVVKASKKFMRAVQFASELAMSGHLVTFGIQPTRPETGYGYIQPLKRKRIGAKGPFIGYSVARFVEKPNLTTAKRYYRSGNYFWNSGIFVWKASQILSELAFHQPALSKLLTGLQGEMGNEGFPSHLRKVYAKVESLSIDKAVMEHSARSVVIPIDFGWSDVGSWSSLEEVVPLDKDGNVRNGNIIDLGSRDSVLFADRRVVATIGLDKMVVVDTPDATLVCPKDRAQDVKAIVNLLKRQGAPEHLEHRTVHRPWGSYTVMEEGKGYKVKRIEVAPGKRLSLQLHHQRSEHWVVIAGTARVTRGEEVYDLQAGMSTGIAKETPHRLENPGQIPLEIIEIQNGPYLGEDDIVRLQDDFGRLRPIR; encoded by the coding sequence ATGAATCCTCATGTCTATGGAGTGATTTTAGCCGGGGGGAGTGGTACCAGGTTTTGGCCGTTGAGCCGGGAACGATTTCCTAAGCAATTGTTAAGAATTTTGGGAGAAGGAACCCTCCTGCAGCAGACGTTTGAGCGTCTATTACTGAATATCCCCGCGAATCGGATGGCAATTGTCACCAATGCCGTTCAAGCGGAATCCATCAAACTTCAACTCAATCAGTGGAAAGATGACATTGCTGGAAATGTCATTCTTGAGCCGGAAGGGAGAAATACGGCACCGGCGATCGCTCTCGCGGCCTTACGATTGATACATCAAGATCCTGAAGCTGTAATGGTGGTGGTGCCGGCAGATCATGTCGTGAAAGCTTCCAAAAAATTTATGCGAGCCGTACAATTTGCCAGTGAATTGGCGATGAGTGGGCATCTGGTGACGTTTGGGATTCAGCCGACTCGTCCTGAAACAGGGTATGGCTATATTCAGCCTTTGAAGCGAAAGAGGATCGGAGCCAAGGGTCCCTTCATCGGGTATTCTGTGGCCCGGTTTGTTGAAAAGCCGAATCTCACAACTGCCAAACGATATTATCGATCCGGAAATTATTTTTGGAATAGCGGTATTTTTGTCTGGAAAGCTTCCCAAATTTTATCAGAATTAGCCTTTCACCAACCGGCGTTATCCAAATTGTTGACTGGTTTACAAGGCGAGATGGGAAATGAGGGTTTCCCCTCCCACCTTCGGAAGGTCTATGCCAAAGTCGAATCGCTTTCTATTGACAAGGCGGTGATGGAACATTCTGCCCGAAGTGTGGTGATACCGATAGACTTTGGATGGTCGGATGTGGGGAGTTGGAGCAGCTTGGAAGAAGTGGTGCCTTTGGATAAAGATGGAAATGTCCGGAATGGGAATATTATCGATCTGGGAAGCCGCGATTCGGTGCTGTTTGCGGATCGAAGGGTCGTAGCAACGATTGGCCTTGACAAGATGGTGGTGGTGGATACGCCCGATGCCACCCTGGTCTGTCCGAAGGATCGTGCGCAAGATGTCAAAGCTATTGTCAATCTGTTGAAGCGACAGGGCGCCCCTGAACATTTAGAACATCGAACCGTGCATCGTCCTTGGGGTTCCTATACCGTCATGGAAGAGGGTAAAGGTTATAAAGTTAAACGGATTGAAGTCGCCCCTGGAAAACGGCTTTCCCTTCAACTACATCATCAACGCAGTGAGCATTGGGTGGTCATTGCAGGGACGGCCCGGGTGACTCGTGGCGAAGAAGTCTACGACTTGCAGGCGGGAATGAGTACAGGGATAGCCAAAGAAACACCGCATCGTCTAGAAAATCCCGGGCAGATCCCTTTAGAGATTATTGAAATTCAAAATGGGCCCTACCTTGGAGAAGATGATATCGTTCGACTTCAGGACGATTTTGGTCGATTGCGACCTATTAGATAG
- a CDS encoding phosphomannomutase/phosphoglucomutase — protein MGIFREYDIRGIVAHDLGPDVVERIGRAYATLARARGVHNIAVGRDGRLTSSALRNHLVAGLTSSGVNVLDLGLCASPLLYFSLFSCDVDGGIMITGSHNASEYNGFKMCIGREALYGADIQELQVIYESGEFASGSGTVSTQTIIPEYLKFLQERFSSLRAQGLRVVIDCGNGAASLFAKEALEQLGCDVTGLYCDLDGHFPNHHPDPTVLDNLKDLIKKVKETGADVGIGYDGDADRIGVIDEQGQIMWGDRLLLLFARDVLDDHPGCSIISEVKASQGLYDDIQNRGGRGIMWKTGHSIIKAKMKEEKALLAGEMSGHLFFADRYYGYDDAIYASCRLIEILVKRKKPLSSLLADIPQTVVTPEIRVDCPDDQKFSLVEIVRNRLKHAADTQNPKTSVLPIRDIITIDGIRVRFDEGWGLIRASNTQPALVLRFEASSHTHLTQIQAYLEGQLSEATVDLTT, from the coding sequence ATGGGAATTTTTCGAGAATATGATATTCGCGGGATTGTAGCCCATGATTTAGGTCCTGATGTGGTTGAGCGAATCGGCCGTGCCTATGCGACCCTGGCTAGAGCACGTGGTGTCCACAATATCGCCGTGGGCCGGGATGGCCGTTTAACTTCATCAGCACTTCGGAATCATCTCGTTGCCGGCCTGACCAGTTCAGGGGTCAATGTACTTGATCTTGGCCTGTGTGCGTCCCCCTTACTGTATTTTTCTCTGTTTTCCTGTGATGTTGACGGGGGCATCATGATTACCGGCAGTCACAATGCTTCGGAATATAATGGGTTTAAGATGTGTATCGGGCGGGAAGCACTGTACGGGGCTGATATTCAAGAATTACAGGTAATTTATGAGAGCGGCGAGTTCGCATCCGGGTCAGGCACGGTGTCAACGCAAACCATCATTCCCGAATATCTCAAGTTTTTACAAGAACGTTTTTCTTCGCTGAGAGCCCAGGGACTTCGGGTTGTGATTGATTGTGGAAATGGTGCGGCGTCTCTGTTTGCCAAAGAAGCTTTGGAGCAATTGGGATGCGATGTGACCGGATTGTATTGCGATCTAGATGGTCATTTTCCGAACCATCATCCCGACCCCACTGTGCTGGATAATCTTAAGGACCTGATTAAGAAGGTCAAAGAAACCGGAGCTGATGTAGGAATCGGGTACGATGGTGATGCTGACCGGATTGGCGTCATTGATGAACAGGGCCAAATTATGTGGGGTGACCGGTTATTGCTCCTTTTTGCCCGGGATGTGCTGGATGATCATCCTGGATGTTCCATTATTTCAGAAGTGAAAGCCTCTCAGGGGTTGTATGACGATATTCAAAATCGGGGTGGACGGGGTATTATGTGGAAAACAGGACATTCCATTATCAAAGCCAAAATGAAAGAAGAAAAGGCTTTACTTGCCGGGGAGATGTCGGGACACCTGTTTTTTGCGGATCGGTACTATGGATATGATGATGCCATTTATGCTTCTTGCCGGCTTATCGAAATTCTTGTGAAACGGAAAAAGCCCTTGTCGTCGCTGTTGGCCGATATTCCTCAAACCGTGGTAACTCCTGAAATTCGAGTAGATTGTCCGGATGATCAAAAATTTTCATTAGTCGAAATTGTGAGAAACCGTTTGAAGCATGCGGCTGACACGCAAAATCCGAAGACATCAGTTTTGCCCATTCGTGACATTATCACCATTGATGGCATTCGTGTCCGTTTTGACGAAGGGTGGGGTCTGATTCGGGCATCAAATACTCAACCAGCATTAGTCCTTCGCTTTGAAGCCTCTTCCCACACTCATCTCACTCAAATTCAGGCGTATCTGGAAGGACAACTTTCTGAAGCCACCGTAGACCTCACCACCTAA
- the fbp gene encoding class 1 fructose-bisphosphatase — protein MTPRFSLSTHTFREQAPIPGTSGEFSRIIMQIALGGKLIAQDLRKAGLSQFLGSTGLINVQGEEVQKLDERANQIFLDVFEHMELVSTLVSEEMERPYLIKEADGQGRYAVFLDPLDGSSNIDVNASLGSIFSIHRLSVEGFPTSEDALRKKGCDQVAAGYVLYGSSVLLVYTCGHGVHQFTLDQEAGEFFLSAKNIQIPKRGKIYSVNEGNYQKWSTGTQQFLHYLHEVDVQTGRPYTSRYSGCFVADVHRVLCKGGLYMYPGEQKNPEGKLRLMYEAAPLSFLVEQAGGMGSTGVEPVNQLIPKALHQRVPLYIGSQDDVTKAEAFLRSESPI, from the coding sequence ATGACTCCGCGTTTTTCCTTATCGACACATACCTTTCGTGAGCAAGCGCCTATTCCGGGAACCTCCGGTGAATTTTCCCGCATCATCATGCAAATTGCTTTGGGTGGGAAACTCATTGCCCAGGATCTTCGAAAAGCCGGATTGAGTCAATTCCTTGGTTCTACGGGGTTAATTAATGTTCAAGGCGAAGAGGTTCAAAAGTTGGACGAACGAGCCAATCAGATATTTTTGGATGTGTTTGAGCACATGGAACTGGTGAGTACGCTGGTTTCAGAGGAAATGGAAAGGCCCTACCTCATCAAAGAAGCCGATGGGCAAGGAAGGTATGCGGTCTTTTTGGATCCTTTGGATGGCTCATCTAATATTGATGTCAACGCGTCTTTAGGGTCCATTTTTTCCATCCATCGACTTTCAGTTGAGGGTTTCCCTACTTCTGAAGATGCCTTGCGAAAAAAAGGGTGCGATCAGGTGGCTGCCGGATATGTCTTGTATGGGTCAAGTGTGCTTTTAGTGTATACCTGCGGCCATGGTGTGCATCAATTTACGTTGGATCAGGAAGCCGGGGAGTTTTTCCTCTCAGCCAAGAATATTCAAATCCCCAAGCGGGGGAAAATTTATAGTGTGAATGAAGGTAATTACCAAAAATGGTCTACCGGCACACAGCAGTTTCTTCACTATCTACACGAAGTGGATGTTCAGACAGGCAGACCATACACCAGTCGTTATTCCGGGTGTTTTGTGGCTGATGTGCATCGGGTGTTGTGCAAGGGTGGTCTCTATATGTATCCGGGAGAGCAGAAAAACCCTGAGGGGAAATTGAGGCTCATGTATGAAGCCGCACCCTTATCATTTTTGGTTGAACAAGCCGGTGGTATGGGGAGTACGGGTGTTGAACCCGTCAATCAACTAATACCGAAAGCCCTTCACCAGAGAGTCCCTTTATATATTGGCAGTCAGGATGATGTGACCAAAGCTGAAGCGTTTCTGCGGTCTGAGTCACCAATCTAG